The proteins below come from a single Marinobacter bohaiensis genomic window:
- a CDS encoding DnaJ C-terminal domain-containing protein codes for MEFKDYYAALGVKEDASPDEIKKAYRKLARKYHPDISKEDDAEDKFKDVGEAYEVLKDPEKRAEYDQLRTYGAGRSGHFEPPPGWESASRFGGGGYTEADAGQFSDFFESIFGGGRHAGFGGFRQNMRMRGEDVHARLALFLEEAYSGCEKQVQFEVTENDARGLPKRRTKTLKVKIPAGMSQGQHIRLKGQGAPGFGGGEAGDLFIEVDLAPHPLFTVDGRDVVMTLPVAPWEAALGAEVTVPTLGSRLKVKVPRGATGGQKLRLKGKGLPGKKPGDQIVVLQIALPRKHDGDSEALYRKLAEAEKGFNPRAHLNV; via the coding sequence ATGGAATTCAAGGATTACTACGCGGCATTGGGCGTCAAAGAAGACGCGTCGCCCGACGAGATCAAGAAGGCCTATCGCAAGCTGGCGCGTAAGTATCATCCGGACATCAGCAAGGAAGACGACGCCGAGGATAAGTTCAAGGACGTCGGCGAAGCCTACGAGGTGCTGAAGGATCCAGAGAAGCGAGCCGAATACGACCAGCTGCGCACTTACGGCGCCGGACGCAGTGGCCATTTCGAGCCGCCGCCCGGCTGGGAGAGCGCCTCGCGCTTCGGCGGTGGTGGCTATACCGAGGCGGATGCGGGCCAGTTCAGCGATTTCTTCGAGTCCATTTTCGGCGGTGGTCGTCACGCTGGTTTTGGCGGCTTCCGCCAGAACATGCGCATGCGTGGTGAGGACGTGCATGCCCGCCTCGCGCTGTTCCTGGAGGAGGCCTACAGCGGTTGCGAGAAGCAGGTTCAGTTCGAGGTCACCGAGAACGATGCCCGCGGCCTGCCGAAGCGGCGTACCAAAACCCTTAAGGTCAAGATTCCCGCCGGGATGTCCCAGGGTCAGCACATTCGTCTGAAAGGACAGGGGGCGCCCGGGTTTGGCGGCGGCGAAGCCGGCGATCTCTTCATTGAGGTGGATCTGGCACCGCATCCGCTGTTTACCGTGGACGGTCGGGATGTGGTCATGACGTTGCCCGTCGCGCCCTGGGAAGCGGCGCTCGGGGCGGAGGTTACCGTGCCCACGCTGGGCAGCCGGCTCAAGGTCAAGGTGCCCAGGGGCGCCACCGGCGGCCAGAAGCTGCGACTGAAGGGCAAGGGCCTGCCCGGCAAAAAACCGGGGGATCAGATCGTGGTGCTGCAGATCGCGCTGCCGCGCAAACACGACGGTGACAGCGAAGCCCTGTACCGCAAACTGGCCGAGGCGGAGAAGGGATTCAATCCCCGCGCCCATCTGAACGTGTAA
- a CDS encoding chaperone modulator CbpM produces MKTEISYQVEVLDQRTRFSLREICERGDVPAEFVIKLVNHGVITPVEDGPVSGWSFDAVALTRLRKAQRLQRDLKINVPGLAMSLELLDEMTELRREVERLHQQLRQFMED; encoded by the coding sequence GTGAAGACGGAAATCAGCTACCAGGTGGAAGTGCTCGACCAGCGCACCCGTTTCAGCCTGCGGGAGATCTGCGAACGCGGCGACGTGCCTGCCGAGTTCGTGATCAAACTGGTCAATCATGGCGTGATCACGCCAGTGGAAGACGGCCCGGTCAGCGGCTGGAGCTTCGATGCCGTGGCGCTGACCCGCCTGCGCAAGGCCCAGCGCCTGCAGCGTGATCTCAAGATCAACGTGCCGGGGCTGGCCATGTCGCTGGAACTGCTCGACGAGATGACCGAGCTGCGCCGGGAGGTGGAGCGGCTCCACCAGCAACTGCGTCAGTTCATGGAAGACTGA
- a CDS encoding NAD(P)H-dependent flavin oxidoreductase, protein MPIPHALQDRLTLPLIAAPMFLISGPELALACCRKGIVGSFPALNQRTSEGFEAWLQAMTAGLTELEEAAPDSPVAPYAVNLIVHPTNPRWQADLALCEKYRVPIVITSLGAASHVVETVHGYGGLVFHDVTNQKHARKAAEAGVDGIIAVAAGAGGHAGTTSPMVLVKEIREVFDGAIILAGCLSNGEDLLAAQAMGADLGYMGTRFINTRESLADSAYQTMIIEAVSGDIVHTPAVSGIPANFMRQSLQAAGYPMDRLNQPGAIDYGEKLKPIDDEAKAWKTVWSAGQGVSAIRDVVSVDDLVGRLADEYRAAMASLQERCFSG, encoded by the coding sequence ATGCCCATTCCCCACGCCCTGCAGGATCGCCTCACTCTCCCGCTGATCGCCGCCCCGATGTTCCTGATCTCCGGCCCGGAGCTGGCCCTGGCCTGCTGCCGCAAGGGGATCGTGGGGAGTTTCCCGGCGCTCAACCAACGCACCAGCGAGGGCTTCGAGGCCTGGCTGCAGGCCATGACGGCCGGCCTGACTGAATTGGAAGAGGCGGCGCCCGACAGCCCGGTCGCCCCCTATGCCGTCAACCTGATCGTGCACCCGACCAACCCGCGCTGGCAGGCGGATCTGGCCCTGTGCGAAAAATATCGGGTGCCCATCGTCATCACCTCGCTGGGCGCGGCCAGCCATGTGGTGGAGACCGTTCACGGTTATGGTGGCCTGGTGTTCCACGACGTGACCAACCAGAAACACGCCCGCAAAGCCGCCGAAGCCGGTGTGGATGGCATCATTGCCGTGGCGGCGGGCGCTGGCGGCCATGCGGGTACGACCAGCCCGATGGTGTTGGTCAAAGAAATCCGGGAAGTGTTCGACGGCGCCATCATCCTGGCCGGTTGCCTGTCGAACGGTGAGGATCTGCTGGCCGCCCAGGCCATGGGAGCGGACCTGGGCTACATGGGAACGCGCTTTATCAACACCCGGGAATCCCTGGCCGACAGCGCCTATCAGACGATGATCATCGAAGCCGTCTCGGGCGACATCGTTCACACCCCCGCCGTGTCCGGCATTCCCGCCAACTTCATGCGCCAGAGCCTGCAAGCGGCGGGCTACCCGATGGACAGGCTCAACCAGCCCGGCGCCATCGACTACGGCGAAAAACTCAAACCCATCGACGACGAAGCCAAGGCCTGGAAGACCGTCTGGTCCGCCGGCCAGGGCGTCAGCGCAATTCGGGATGTGGTATCGGTGGACGACCTGGTGGGCCGCCTTGCCGACGAATACCGGGCCGCAATGGCCAGCCTTCAGGAACGCTGTTTTAGCGGCTGA
- a CDS encoding DsbA family protein — translation MGEAKRRQHRGGSSAKLERMRRRVLLAGVAVLVATFLVAVLWWVIQPPQPTSDALPDVAEGADPFPANFDSVGVSIGDPDAPIVVREFADYQCPACARFAPASEKLRETYVKDGQVRLVFFDLPLRQHANARPAALAARCAADQSAFWGIQDRLYENQSEWSGQSDPVPTFARYADELGLDSRRLERCIRTELHGDVIAQSVGVSQQLQVASTPTVYVDNIRLTRPGWSQMDAVIQRELAEQQ, via the coding sequence ATGGGCGAAGCCAAACGCCGACAGCATCGGGGCGGTTCCTCCGCGAAACTGGAGCGCATGCGCCGGCGGGTCCTGCTGGCGGGCGTGGCCGTGTTGGTGGCGACTTTCCTGGTCGCGGTGTTGTGGTGGGTTATCCAGCCGCCGCAGCCGACGTCGGATGCCCTGCCGGATGTTGCTGAAGGTGCGGACCCGTTCCCTGCCAACTTTGACAGCGTCGGTGTGTCCATCGGTGATCCCGATGCGCCGATCGTGGTGCGTGAGTTTGCTGACTACCAGTGCCCGGCCTGCGCCCGGTTCGCGCCTGCCTCCGAGAAGCTGCGTGAGACTTACGTGAAGGACGGCCAGGTGCGGCTGGTGTTCTTCGACCTGCCCCTGCGTCAACACGCCAATGCCCGCCCGGCGGCGCTGGCCGCACGCTGCGCCGCGGACCAGTCTGCCTTCTGGGGCATTCAGGATAGGCTTTACGAAAACCAGTCCGAGTGGTCCGGCCAGAGCGACCCGGTTCCCACATTTGCCCGCTACGCCGACGAACTGGGCCTGGACAGCCGCCGTCTGGAACGCTGCATCCGCACCGAACTGCACGGCGATGTTATTGCCCAGAGCGTAGGCGTGTCCCAGCAGCTGCAAGTTGCCAGCACACCGACGGTCTACGTCGACAACATCCGCCTGACTCGCCCCGGTTGGAGCCAAATGGATGCCGTGATCCAGCGTGAGCTGGCGGAGCAGCAATAA
- a CDS encoding outer membrane beta-barrel protein: MKRTELREVQNMDLKNWKKQGILMKKRVVAVLLSGLVAGPVMADDFKSQAYVGLNYLAGQYEEDQISEDFDADVLFAQLGVQLNPYLAGELRAGTGLSDDSATVSGVDLGLDINSLFGAYLKAGLPTETILYPYVVAGVTRIDAEATASFGGLSASESDSDSSFSYGVGLNIELTDQFVLNAEAMQYYDKDDAELAGISVGGQFRF, translated from the coding sequence ATGAAGCGCACGGAGCTGCGTGAAGTGCAAAACATGGATCTAAAGAACTGGAAAAAACAGGGAATACTCATGAAAAAGCGCGTTGTTGCTGTGCTGCTGTCCGGCCTGGTTGCAGGTCCGGTCATGGCCGATGATTTCAAATCCCAGGCGTACGTGGGGCTGAACTATCTGGCCGGCCAGTATGAAGAAGATCAGATTTCCGAGGATTTCGATGCCGATGTCCTCTTTGCCCAACTCGGGGTACAGCTTAATCCATACCTGGCAGGGGAATTACGTGCCGGCACAGGCCTGTCCGATGATTCCGCCACAGTGAGTGGCGTCGATCTGGGGTTGGATATCAACAGCCTGTTTGGCGCCTACCTGAAAGCCGGGCTGCCCACTGAAACGATCCTCTATCCCTATGTGGTTGCCGGCGTCACCCGTATTGACGCTGAGGCAACGGCTTCTTTCGGAGGTCTCTCGGCTTCCGAGTCCGATTCGGACAGCAGCTTTTCCTACGGCGTTGGCCTCAACATCGAACTGACCGACCAGTTCGTGCTCAATGCAGAGGCCATGCAGTATTACGACAAGGACGATGCTGAGCTTGCCGGCATCTCCGTGGGCGGTCAGTTCCGTTTCTGA
- the trhO gene encoding oxygen-dependent tRNA uridine(34) hydroxylase TrhO translates to MKDVVVCALYKFTALEDYERLRDPLLALLNEYEVRGTLLLAHEGINGTIAGSRDGVDAVKAWLADDSRFDGIDYKESYVDIQPFKRTKVKLKKEIVTMGVEDIDPRRTVGTYVDAKAWNDLISDPEVLLIDTRNQYEVDVGTFQNAVNPATDTFREFPEYVAEHLDPSKHRKVAMFCTGGIRCEKSTAFLKEQGFDEVYHLKGGILKYLEDVPEEESLWQGECFVFDDRVTVNHNLERGGYDQCHACRRPITEADKQRPEYERGVSCHQCMDQLTPEQRARFAEREKQIRLARERGESHVGGEAAAVIAERKAAKKQARAEQARQSQQGEAKA, encoded by the coding sequence ATGAAAGATGTCGTTGTCTGTGCGCTGTACAAGTTCACCGCACTGGAAGATTATGAGCGTCTGCGTGACCCGCTGCTGGCGCTGCTGAATGAATACGAAGTCCGCGGCACCCTGCTGCTGGCGCACGAGGGCATCAACGGCACCATCGCCGGTTCCCGCGACGGGGTTGATGCGGTCAAGGCGTGGCTGGCCGATGACAGCCGCTTCGACGGCATCGACTACAAGGAATCCTACGTCGATATACAGCCCTTCAAACGCACCAAGGTGAAGCTCAAGAAAGAGATCGTCACCATGGGTGTGGAAGACATCGATCCGCGCCGCACCGTGGGCACTTACGTCGATGCCAAGGCCTGGAACGATCTGATTTCCGACCCGGAGGTGCTGCTGATCGACACCCGCAACCAGTACGAAGTGGACGTCGGGACCTTCCAGAACGCGGTCAACCCGGCCACGGATACCTTCCGGGAATTCCCTGAGTACGTCGCTGAGCACCTGGACCCGTCCAAACACCGCAAGGTGGCCATGTTCTGCACCGGCGGCATCCGCTGTGAAAAGTCCACGGCTTTCCTCAAGGAGCAGGGCTTCGACGAGGTCTACCACCTCAAGGGTGGCATCCTCAAATACCTGGAGGATGTACCCGAGGAAGAGAGCTTGTGGCAGGGCGAGTGCTTTGTGTTCGACGACCGGGTCACCGTCAACCACAACCTGGAGCGCGGCGGTTACGACCAGTGCCACGCCTGCCGCCGGCCAATCACGGAAGCCGACAAGCAGCGCCCCGAATACGAGCGGGGTGTGAGCTGTCACCAGTGCATGGACCAACTGACCCCGGAACAGCGCGCCCGGTTTGCCGAGCGTGAAAAGCAGATTCGCCTGGCCCGTGAGCGTGGCGAATCGCATGTGGGCGGTGAGGCGGCGGCTGTGATCGCCGAGCGTAAGGCGGCCAAGAAGCAGGCTCGCGCCGAACAGGCCCGGCAAAGCCAGCAGGGCGAGGCCAAGGCTTAA
- a CDS encoding DUF481 domain-containing protein, translating into MRTYRQILWGGLLVASSPFALAQDDESKNWTGEGELGVLVTEGNSDSTNINARLALKHEVEKWRNTAEFRSVFAESEDDETGEDETTSEKYNAQAETNYKFDERQFWFLRGAYEDDRFSGYDFQSSTSTGYGNRVWQSGERSYLELKAGAGYRYNKLEEPGDDGDDVEKGTLLRFAGTFNYGLSDNALFIQELSTEVGLQDGKTITESFTGLQSNVVGDVSMKLGYRVKHESEVPAGTEKTDTEISLALLYGF; encoded by the coding sequence ATGCGAACGTACAGACAGATTCTTTGGGGCGGCCTGCTGGTCGCCTCGTCCCCTTTTGCCCTGGCCCAGGACGACGAGAGCAAGAACTGGACCGGTGAGGGTGAGCTGGGTGTGCTCGTCACCGAGGGCAACAGTGATTCCACGAACATCAATGCGCGCCTCGCTCTGAAGCACGAGGTGGAAAAGTGGCGCAACACCGCCGAGTTCCGTTCCGTTTTTGCCGAGTCGGAGGACGATGAAACCGGCGAGGATGAAACGACCTCCGAGAAGTACAACGCCCAGGCGGAAACCAACTACAAGTTCGACGAGCGCCAGTTCTGGTTCCTGCGTGGCGCCTACGAGGATGACCGGTTCTCGGGCTATGACTTCCAGTCATCGACCAGTACCGGTTACGGTAACCGTGTCTGGCAATCCGGTGAGCGCTCCTACCTGGAGCTCAAGGCGGGTGCCGGTTATCGCTACAACAAGCTGGAGGAACCGGGCGATGACGGCGACGATGTCGAGAAAGGCACGCTGCTGCGCTTTGCCGGAACCTTCAACTATGGTCTGTCCGACAATGCCCTGTTCATTCAGGAGCTGAGCACAGAAGTGGGCCTGCAGGACGGCAAAACCATTACCGAATCCTTCACCGGCCTGCAGTCCAACGTGGTGGGGGATGTCTCCATGAAACTGGGCTACCGGGTCAAGCACGAATCCGAAGTGCCCGCGGGCACAGAGAAGACCGATACCGAGATCTCCCTGGCCCTGCTCTACGGCTTCTGA
- a CDS encoding YbgA family protein, producing the protein MAKIPVGISTCLLGKNVRHDGGHKHSRFCTGQLSRYFDYHPVCPELEAGFGVPRPAIQLRQQGEAVRLMESKGERDYTDEMTHWIDGALPGLEHLRGYILMAKSPSCGMERIKVHNEKGRTIHRDGRGLFADALMRAYPLLPVEEEGRLNDSHLRENFIERVYAYDDWMRLNENGLTRAGLVAFHTRHKFQLMAHDEPGYRELGRLIANQKDEPLETVAERYFGRFMEIMKVHIRRGAHANVMQHMMGFLRDALSDSDRAVICEQIAAYQREEVPLVVPMSLLRMAQRRRPVSYLEQQEYMAPYPEDLGLRNRI; encoded by the coding sequence ATGGCCAAGATTCCCGTCGGCATCAGCACCTGCCTGCTCGGCAAGAACGTCCGCCACGACGGCGGGCACAAACACTCCCGTTTCTGCACCGGCCAGCTTTCGCGCTACTTCGACTACCACCCGGTCTGCCCGGAGCTGGAAGCCGGCTTCGGTGTACCGCGACCGGCCATCCAGCTACGCCAGCAGGGCGAGGCCGTCCGGCTGATGGAGTCGAAGGGAGAGCGGGACTATACCGATGAGATGACGCACTGGATCGACGGCGCGCTGCCGGGGCTGGAACACTTGCGGGGCTATATCCTGATGGCCAAGTCCCCGAGTTGCGGCATGGAACGGATCAAGGTCCACAACGAGAAGGGCCGCACGATACACCGGGACGGTCGCGGGCTGTTTGCCGACGCCCTGATGCGGGCCTACCCCCTGCTGCCGGTAGAGGAAGAGGGCCGACTCAATGACAGCCACCTGCGGGAGAATTTCATCGAGCGCGTCTATGCCTACGACGACTGGATGCGCCTCAACGAAAACGGCCTCACCCGTGCCGGACTGGTCGCCTTTCACACCCGCCACAAGTTCCAGCTCATGGCCCACGACGAGCCCGGCTATCGCGAGCTGGGGCGGCTGATCGCCAACCAGAAGGACGAGCCCCTGGAGACCGTGGCAGAACGCTACTTCGGGCGTTTCATGGAGATCATGAAGGTCCATATCCGCCGCGGCGCCCATGCCAACGTGATGCAGCACATGATGGGGTTCCTGCGGGACGCCCTGTCCGACAGCGACCGGGCCGTCATCTGCGAACAGATTGCCGCCTACCAGCGCGAGGAAGTGCCGCTGGTGGTGCCCATGTCGCTGCTGCGTATGGCCCAGCGCCGCCGGCCAGTGTCGTACCTGGAACAGCAGGAGTACATGGCTCCCTACCCGGAAGATCTGGGCCTGCGCAACCGTATTTAA
- a CDS encoding glycosyltransferase encodes MIRRKPLKALFYLCLLIVLLLIGYKIYLDFFEPDYEAVHTEQIDRIHQALDDSDQYSFAVVGNINNSVGVFERKIIPMLNGADVDFVISAGNAVSSGGEDKYRALYRTMSQLQVPYLLTFGDNEFSNFGSFRFYEHYGPYFYSFRTGDSLFVFLDATGKTPYRWQLRWLSDLMRQDESQHRFVFIGEPLRHVDQDTLFDDEDEYLQNPRFRDGLIDLFQQYNVDAVFSANLPFYAEQQAHGTRYIVTGGAGGLVLNNDTSFYHFVRVDVGKDGVSTTLERLNIGQHPVFKQLESFWFFIHSLFYVGYVNFILILGILGLVAIKLYSLIFVDRDYYPDFDLDPTPWREKQLRVAMFTNNYLPFIGGVPLSIERLRQGLEALAHQVRIVAPRYRDQANNEPHVVRVPSLVSLGAQREFRIANIFLPRIRQAIRTFKPDIIHVHHPFWLGSLGLWMARRLKVPAVYTYHTRLEHYAHFVPLPGLIFRNLISHALIKHFANKCDGVIVPTYSAEEYLRMIGVKSLAFVQPTGIEFDRFQSVSDADVEALREKLGIRDDEHVFVSVSRLSTEKNIDFMIEAIAGLKEQTDRPFRFLMIGDGHERERLQGKIDDLGLTDVFMLIGAVPPDDMATYYKAGDTFLFASVSETQGMVILEAMAAGLPVVAVRSSGIDDVVREGHNGFKTPKNLERWRQAVQRIMDDEALHRELADNALAFARDFSIDHFARDVENIYATVLADYHKRREE; translated from the coding sequence ATGATCCGACGTAAACCGCTCAAGGCACTGTTCTACCTGTGTTTGCTGATCGTCCTCCTGCTGATCGGCTACAAGATCTATCTGGACTTCTTCGAGCCGGATTACGAAGCGGTGCACACCGAGCAGATCGATCGCATTCATCAGGCCCTCGACGACAGCGACCAATACAGTTTCGCCGTGGTCGGCAACATCAATAATTCGGTGGGGGTGTTCGAGCGCAAGATCATCCCGATGCTCAATGGCGCCGACGTGGACTTCGTGATTTCTGCGGGCAACGCGGTCAGCAGCGGCGGCGAGGACAAATACCGGGCCCTGTACCGGACCATGAGCCAACTGCAGGTGCCCTATCTGCTGACGTTCGGCGACAACGAATTCAGCAACTTCGGCAGCTTCCGCTTCTACGAGCACTACGGCCCCTACTTCTACTCGTTCCGCACCGGCGACAGCCTGTTCGTGTTCCTCGACGCCACCGGCAAGACGCCCTATCGCTGGCAACTGCGCTGGCTTTCGGACCTGATGCGCCAGGACGAAAGCCAGCATCGTTTCGTGTTCATCGGCGAGCCGCTCAGGCACGTGGATCAGGACACCCTGTTCGACGATGAGGACGAGTACCTGCAGAATCCCAGATTCCGCGATGGCCTGATCGACCTGTTCCAGCAGTACAACGTGGACGCGGTCTTCTCCGCCAACCTGCCGTTCTATGCCGAACAGCAGGCGCATGGCACACGCTACATTGTCACCGGCGGTGCCGGCGGACTGGTGCTGAACAACGACACCAGCTTCTATCACTTCGTCCGCGTCGACGTGGGCAAGGACGGCGTCAGCACCACGCTGGAACGGCTCAACATCGGCCAGCACCCGGTCTTCAAGCAGCTGGAGAGCTTCTGGTTCTTCATCCATTCGCTGTTCTACGTGGGCTACGTCAACTTCATCCTGATCCTGGGGATTCTGGGGCTGGTCGCCATCAAGCTCTACTCGCTGATTTTCGTCGACCGGGACTATTACCCGGACTTTGACCTGGACCCCACTCCCTGGCGGGAAAAGCAACTGCGGGTGGCCATGTTCACCAACAACTACCTGCCCTTTATCGGCGGGGTGCCGCTGTCGATCGAACGGCTGCGCCAGGGGCTGGAGGCGCTTGCTCACCAGGTCCGCATCGTCGCCCCGCGCTACCGGGACCAGGCCAACAACGAACCCCACGTGGTGCGGGTGCCGTCCCTGGTGAGCCTGGGCGCCCAGCGGGAGTTCCGCATCGCCAATATTTTCCTGCCGCGCATCCGGCAGGCCATCCGCACCTTCAAGCCGGACATCATCCACGTCCATCACCCTTTCTGGCTGGGTTCCCTGGGGCTGTGGATGGCGCGCCGGCTGAAGGTGCCGGCGGTCTACACCTACCACACGCGGCTGGAGCACTATGCCCACTTCGTGCCGCTACCGGGCCTGATCTTCCGCAACCTGATCTCCCACGCGCTGATCAAGCATTTCGCCAACAAGTGCGACGGCGTGATCGTGCCCACCTACTCGGCGGAGGAATACCTGCGCATGATCGGGGTGAAATCCCTGGCCTTCGTGCAGCCCACCGGCATCGAGTTCGACCGCTTCCAGTCGGTCTCCGACGCCGACGTGGAGGCCCTGCGGGAAAAACTGGGCATCCGCGACGACGAGCACGTGTTCGTCAGCGTGTCGCGGCTATCCACAGAAAAGAACATCGATTTCATGATCGAGGCCATCGCCGGGCTCAAGGAGCAGACCGACCGCCCCTTCCGCTTCCTGATGATCGGTGACGGTCACGAGCGCGAGCGCTTGCAGGGAAAAATCGACGACCTGGGCCTGACCGATGTGTTTATGCTGATCGGTGCGGTCCCGCCCGACGACATGGCCACCTACTACAAAGCGGGCGATACGTTCCTGTTCGCTTCGGTATCCGAAACCCAGGGCATGGTCATCCTGGAGGCCATGGCCGCGGGTCTGCCGGTGGTGGCGGTGCGCTCCAGCGGCATTGACGACGTGGTGCGCGAAGGCCATAACGGCTTCAAGACGCCCAAGAACCTGGAGCGCTGGCGCCAGGCGGTGCAACGCATCATGGACGACGAGGCCCTGCACCGCGAACTGGCGGACAACGCCCTGGCCTTCGCCCGGGATTTCTCCATCGACCATTTCGCCCGGGACGTGGAGAACATCTACGCCACCGTGCTGGCCGATTATCACAAGCGTCGGGAAGAATAA
- a CDS encoding lysylphosphatidylglycerol synthase transmembrane domain-containing protein, producing MAGQQSSNEHTSATPGRRLVLFSLLFLLLSAAGTWTIYSQFAERNFSFDDRLLHPGFLAGAVVLLLIYFLSDGLRLYYTLRALGHRVPFRDMFRLVFINIFFSNVTPMATGGGVAQIWYLRRHGVRLGTATAATTLRTVLAVAFIFTVTPACLIWMDALQGRAIIGRIAELLAVFIVLYLGFFAVVLWRTHWLIMLLTGLLQAVRRARLIGPARHKRWQFRMKREMTRFSRAFTVYRRGPRRYIALSILFTLLFLVSLFSFPALLMQALGYDVDYLMVLGLLFVTTFVMYFAPTPGASGISEGVFGTFFSPILGPGHLVLVTVAWRFLTIYLGMIVGLVMTQVELSGDRRQKREALTRQVARTGDDPT from the coding sequence ATGGCCGGTCAGCAATCGTCTAACGAACACACCTCGGCAACGCCCGGACGACGCCTGGTCCTGTTTTCCCTCCTGTTCCTGCTGCTGAGCGCCGCCGGCACCTGGACCATTTATTCCCAGTTCGCCGAGCGCAATTTCAGTTTCGACGACCGTTTGCTGCATCCCGGCTTCCTCGCCGGCGCCGTGGTCCTGCTGCTGATCTACTTCCTGTCCGACGGCCTGCGGCTGTATTACACGCTGCGGGCACTGGGGCATCGCGTGCCGTTCCGGGATATGTTCCGGCTGGTGTTCATCAACATTTTCTTCTCCAACGTCACGCCCATGGCCACCGGCGGTGGTGTGGCACAGATCTGGTACCTGCGACGCCACGGTGTGCGGCTGGGGACGGCCACGGCCGCAACCACCCTGCGCACCGTGCTGGCGGTGGCGTTTATCTTTACTGTCACTCCCGCCTGCCTGATCTGGATGGATGCCCTGCAAGGGCGCGCCATCATCGGCCGCATTGCCGAGCTGCTGGCGGTGTTCATCGTGCTCTACCTGGGCTTCTTTGCGGTGGTGCTGTGGCGTACCCACTGGCTGATCATGCTGCTGACGGGGCTGTTGCAGGCGGTTCGCCGGGCCCGCCTGATCGGTCCGGCGCGCCACAAACGCTGGCAGTTCCGCATGAAGCGGGAGATGACCCGCTTTTCCCGCGCCTTCACCGTCTATCGGCGCGGCCCCCGGCGCTACATCGCTCTGTCGATCCTGTTCACCCTGTTGTTCCTGGTTTCGCTGTTCAGCTTCCCTGCCCTGCTGATGCAGGCGCTGGGTTACGATGTGGATTACCTGATGGTGCTGGGCCTGCTGTTCGTCACCACCTTCGTCATGTACTTCGCGCCCACGCCGGGGGCTTCGGGGATTTCCGAAGGGGTGTTCGGCACCTTCTTCAGCCCGATTCTCGGCCCGGGGCATCTGGTACTGGTCACGGTCGCCTGGCGCTTCCTCACCATCTACCTGGGCATGATCGTGGGCCTGGTGATGACCCAGGTGGAACTGTCCGGCGACCGCCGACAGAAACGCGAGGCCCTGACCCGGCAAGTCGCAAGGACCGGCGATGATCCGACGTAA
- a CDS encoding HAD-IIB family hydrolase: protein MTRLVIFTDLDGTLLDHYSYSAEPARQAWEAARAGGVPCIFNTSKTRAEVEQLQQKLGIDGPYIVENGASVWFPGDTDLPLPPDVQSAGDSYCKLLSVPRGEILDVLKPLRHEFSFRSLSDMSVAELMERTGLERQQAVLAANREFSEPLVWQDTEDALKECEKRLARHNLHLVRGGRFHHVIGACDKGQAMSWLLAVYQKAFGDAITSVALGDSDNDVDMLSAADIPVVVRSPAHAPPAIPNRPEVCITSSCGPEGWSEAVTSILVREGITAPQ from the coding sequence ATGACAAGGCTGGTTATCTTTACCGACCTGGACGGCACCTTACTCGATCACTACTCCTACTCGGCCGAGCCGGCGCGTCAGGCATGGGAAGCCGCCCGCGCCGGCGGCGTGCCCTGTATTTTCAATACCAGCAAGACCCGCGCTGAAGTGGAGCAGCTGCAGCAGAAACTCGGCATCGACGGCCCCTACATCGTCGAGAATGGCGCATCGGTGTGGTTTCCCGGCGACACCGATCTGCCGTTACCGCCGGATGTCCAGTCCGCGGGGGACAGTTACTGCAAGCTGCTGTCCGTGCCGCGCGGGGAAATTCTCGACGTACTCAAGCCGTTACGCCATGAATTCAGTTTCCGGTCGCTGTCCGACATGAGCGTGGCGGAGCTGATGGAACGCACGGGTTTGGAGCGCCAGCAGGCGGTACTGGCCGCCAACCGTGAATTCAGTGAACCACTGGTGTGGCAGGATACCGAGGATGCACTAAAAGAGTGCGAAAAGAGGCTGGCCCGGCACAACCTGCACCTGGTGCGCGGCGGTCGTTTTCATCACGTGATCGGCGCCTGTGACAAGGGCCAGGCCATGAGCTGGTTGCTGGCGGTCTACCAGAAGGCCTTCGGGGACGCCATCACGTCCGTGGCGCTGGGGGACAGCGATAACGATGTGGACATGTTGTCCGCCGCGGATATCCCGGTTGTGGTGCGCTCGCCGGCCCATGCACCACCGGCGATCCCGAATCGGCCCGAAGTGTGCATTACCTCTTCCTGTGGCCCCGAAGGCTGGTCGGAAGCGGTGACTTCCATACTGGTCCGGGAGGGGATAACGGCGCCTCAATAA